In the Methylophilus sp. 5 genome, one interval contains:
- a CDS encoding helix-turn-helix domain-containing protein encodes MDKKIAHTQAGVKEDTSNFNDNSAHNQRLKILDWLFEKDSITTAQAREYLDVMSPAPRIMELRRAGYQIVTFWDNWTSEHGIKHRIGRYVLTQKQPVEAI; translated from the coding sequence ATGGATAAAAAAATAGCCCACACACAGGCAGGCGTCAAAGAAGACACTTCAAATTTTAACGATAACAGCGCCCACAATCAACGCTTGAAAATTCTCGACTGGCTTTTTGAAAAGGACAGCATAACCACCGCCCAAGCCCGCGAGTATTTAGACGTGATGTCACCCGCGCCGCGCATTATGGAATTACGCAGGGCGGGTTATCAGATTGTCACGTTTTGGGATAACTGGACTAGCGAACACGGTATTAAACACAGAATTGGACGCTATGTATTAACCCAAAAACAGCCCGTAGAAGCGATTTAA
- a CDS encoding AlpA family transcriptional regulator encodes MKAIHSNINPIMANFSHLSDDVHIRPKQAALLLGIGIATFWRLVSTGKLKTHKLTERTTTVRAGDLRAFMSGKVEG; translated from the coding sequence ATGAAAGCAATACATAGCAATATCAACCCAATAATGGCTAACTTTAGCCATTTATCCGACGATGTTCATATCCGCCCAAAGCAAGCTGCGCTTTTGCTTGGCATAGGGATTGCCACATTCTGGCGGCTTGTATCTACAGGCAAACTCAAAACTCACAAACTCACTGAAAGAACGACTACAGTTCGAGCAGGTGACCTGCGTGCATTTATGTCAGGGAAAGTGGAGGGCTAA